The Minwuia thermotolerans genomic interval GTGACGAGCTGGTCCGGCGCCAGCTTCTGCGCCCGCTCCAGGATGGATTCGGGGGGGTCGGCCGCGAGGTCACGCGTCTCGGGGTCGATCAGGAGGTATTCCTCCTCGATCCCGATGGTGAACTGCGGCTCCGCGGTCATGCGGCCGTCTGCTCCGGGAAGGCCCGGTTCGGCGCCAGCGCCTCGCGGAACGCCCGGGCGATGATCACGGCCCAGCGGTCGGCGGCTTCCTCGGTCTCGATCAGGTCCTGGCGGATCTCCAGCGCGATGTAGGGCCGGCCCGCGTCGATGGCGTGTTCGTAGATCGAGTAGGACTTCGGGTCGTCCACCGAATAGGGCTGGTTGTCGCCGACGGCGATTTCCGGGTCGGCGCGCAGCACGTCCACCAGCCGCCGGCTCTCCGCGCTCTGTCCGTCGTGCAGGACGCCCAGGTGCCAGGGCCGCTGGGTGCCGCCGATGCGGGGCGTGAAACTGTGGATGAACAGCAGCACCGGCGGCTCCGGCCGGCTCATCGCGGCGATCCGGCGGGCGACCTCGTCATGGTATTGCTGGTGGGCAGCCAGGCGGTGGGCGCGTTCGTTGTCCCCCAGGTTCTCGTTGCCATGCACGACCGTGCCGTCGGAGAAGCTGGCGATGCAGGTCGGATCGTCGGAGTAGCGGTTGAGGTCGACGAACAGCCGCGACAGCCCGGCCAGAATCGCCGGCGCATCGAGCAGTTCCGAGAGCCGGCGGGTGACGGCGGCGGCGCCGACGTCCCAGGCGATGTGCTCGAACATCTTCTCCTCGGCGATGCCCAGGCTGCCATAGCCGCGGGGCAGGGCGTTGGAGGCGTGGTCGCAGATCAGCAGCGCCCGCGCTGGCGCGCCGTCATTCAGGATATGGAAGGCCGGGGGCTCGGCGTCGCCCGTTGGTCTCAATGTCATGGGATCGAACATGACCCGGATGGATAGCGCGGACAGGCCTGCATTTACAGGGTCTTGTTGCGCTGCAACGAGGGATCAGACGCTGCCGGTCCAGTCCTCTTTCGACAGCGGCAGGTCCCGCACGCGCCGGCCGGTCAGGCGGAACAGGGCGTTGGTCACCGCCGGCGCGATCGGTGGCGTGCCCGGTTCGCCGGCGCCGCCTGGCGCCTCGCCGGAAGCGACGATGACCGTCTCGATCTCGGGCATGGTGTCCATCCGCACGACCTCGTAGTCGGGGAAGTTCGATTGCACGACCCGGCCCTTGTCGAAGTTGATCTGGCCCCAGAGCGTAGCCGAAAGACCGTAGACGATGCCGCTCTCCATCTGCGCGACCAGGGTATCGGGATTGATCACAGTGCCGCAATCGACGGCGCAGACGACCCGGTGGACGCGGGGTTGCCCGTCCTCGATGGAGACCTCGGCGACCTGCGCGACGATGGCGCCGAAGCTCTCGTGCAGGGCGATGCCGCGGGCGCGGCCCTGTGGCGGCGGGCTGTCCCATCGGGCGGCGTTTGCGGCGGCGTCCAGCACGGCCACGTAGCGTGGCTTGTCGCGCATCAGGTGGCGGCGGTAGGCGTAGGGGTCCTTGCTGGCCTTGTGTGCCAGCTCGTCGATGAAGCTCTCTGAGAAGAAGGCGTTGTGGGAATGCCCCACCGAACGCCAGAAGCCGATCCGCATCGGCACGCGGCTCAGCACGTGCTCCACGCGGACATTGGGCACGGCGTAGGGCAGCCAGGCCGCGCCGTCCACGGTGGTGCGGTCGGGCCCGGCGTCCGACATGAAGGACATGTAGCGCAGCGTCGCCTGGCCCGAAACGGAGGGACCGACGACCTTGTTCAGCCATGCGGTGGGATAGCCGTCCGCGTCCAGGGCGGCGCGGAAGTGCGACAGACCCGCCGGACGGTAGGTGTCCTGGCGGATGTCTTCCTCGCGCGACCAGATCAGCTTCACCGGACGGCCGGGTACGGCGTTGGCCAGCTTCACCGCCTGCCGGATGAAGTCGGGCTCCGCCCGACGGCCGAAGCCGCCGCCCAGATAGGTCACGTGGACGGTGACGTCTTCCTCCGGCAGGTCGGCTTCGCCGGCGGCTA includes:
- a CDS encoding N-formylglutamate amidohydrolase, with the protein product MTLRPTGDAEPPAFHILNDGAPARALLICDHASNALPRGYGSLGIAEEKMFEHIAWDVGAAAVTRRLSELLDAPAILAGLSRLFVDLNRYSDDPTCIASFSDGTVVHGNENLGDNERAHRLAAHQQYHDEVARRIAAMSRPEPPVLLFIHSFTPRIGGTQRPWHLGVLHDGQSAESRRLVDVLRADPEIAVGDNQPYSVDDPKSYSIYEHAIDAGRPYIALEIRQDLIETEEAADRWAVIIARAFREALAPNRAFPEQTAA